TATTATTAAGCGTATGCAATCGGCATTAAATTGAAAAAATTGGCGGACGTTTCCGAGCGGGAAACGTTGAAAACGCAATTAATTTTGTGTTTCGTCTGGTCTGCTGCAATAAATCTGTTCCCAGAACGCTTTCTCTGAGGGCGATTTTGCGCGCTCAAAATTTAACGACGAAATAATTTTCAAAGCGTCGAAATGGGCAAAATTGGCTAGTCGAATGGCCGTTGTATCGCCAAGGTTCGACTTGCCGGTCTTTATTTTGCTGATCTGGTGGCGAGTTACGCCAATCACTTTCGCCATCGCATAGTCGGACTCAACACCAATCCGCTGTTTGGCAAGGCAAATCCAGTCATAACTTGTCATCATTTCCGCACCCGTTTTTATTAAGTTTCCGACTTTCTCGGTTAGCTGGATTGTAGGCTGATCGACATTAAAAACAACGGTTTACCGGCAGGCACCGTTGTCCGGGATTTCAGTAACTTGAATTGCAAGGCGCGGCAGAAATCTGTCGCGCCCAACTATTTATGTCATTGGCATTCCGGGGGTCGGCATGGGTTCGGTGTTTCAGTCGTTCGCATTTGAAAAGGCAATGGTCACGCTGCGGCGGGGCCGGGCCGGCATGGTCGTCGTCGAGATATGGGGCGGCGACGAGATGCGGGCGCGCATCGAGATTTGCACCCTGCCGACCGTGGGTGAGGGCCGGGCACGGCCGCCGGTGCTGGTCGATCTGCGCAGCCTGCCGGGCCGCGAGGCTGCGGCGACGGAAGAACAGGCTGCCGCCAAACAGGTGAAGCCATGAGCGCCCGCCCGCCGATTGATGCCGGCGCGCTGACTCTGGCGCACTGCAAGCGGTTGCTGGCCGACAAGACCGCCGCTGCTGCCGGTGCAAAAACCGCGCGCGCCGGTGGGGCTGAATCCAGCGTGGGCGGCCCGACCGGGGTCATCAGGCGCGACGGTTGCGCGGCTGATCGCGCCGAAATCAGTCACGCCGAAGCCGAAACCGCCGAGCGCGTCGGCCAGTACCTCGAAAAACTCGCCGCGCGCATTGCCGAATGCCAGCGCGCGCTGGACGTGGCAGGGCTGGAATCGCTGCGGGTCGAAGCCGCTGCCGGCGTACTTGCGATGGTCGCCGGCGAATGCCGGCAGGTAGCCGACCGCTACGCCCTGCAACGCCAACAACGCGAGCGCGCCGGTATCCGGTCGCGCCTCGCCGCCTGAGAACGCCGGCATGAGTGCGGACATGCTGGCACGGATTTACCGCGAGGATTCCGCGTGGCGTGCCGGCCTGCTGGCCGACCTGCCGGCCGGGCTTCGCCAACACTGGCAAACCACCTATGACCGCATCTTTCAGCGTCAAGGGCTGGCCGGCGACGTGCGCCGCGCAGCCAATTCGTTTCTGCGTCAGGCGCACCGGCGCGCGACCGGCACCGCTGCGGGCCTGCCGCTGGATACCGACGGCGACACTATCGACACTCGTGCGCGTGATCTGTGCCGGCAGGCGCGGGCGGCGCTGTCACGTCCTGCCGGTCACGCCGGCATCGAAACCGGCGGGCTGCCATCGGCCGAACGCCTTGCCCAAGCGGTCGCCATCGAACTGCCGGCCACCGGCAGCCCGGCAGGACTCGCCGCGCGGCTGGTCGAAGATCGTTTTTGGCTGCGCCGGGTGCGAACGCAAACTGGCCGCCGCCGTGAATCGCTCGAAATAGCCGCCGGGCTGGTGCACAAACGCCGCTCGGCCTACGTCAGCGCCGACACGCTGGCCGTGGTGCGCCGCACCCGCGCGCGCAATGCCGCCCTGCTGGCCGCCACCCGGCTGGTCAGCGACGCCGGCGACGACGTGCCGCTTGATGAAATCGTCGCCGCATCGGTGTCCAACCCGGCCATCCGGCGCGCAGAACTG
The DNA window shown above is from Laribacter hongkongensis DSM 14985 and carries:
- a CDS encoding transcriptional regulator, producing the protein MMTSYDWICLAKQRIGVESDYAMAKVIGVTRHQISKIKTGKSNLGDTTAIRLANFAHFDALKIISSLNFERAKSPSEKAFWEQIYCSRPDETQN